A genomic stretch from Erwinia sp. E_sp_B01_1 includes:
- a CDS encoding NAD-dependent malic enzyme has translation MELEYESKRPLYIPYAGPILLEFPLLNKGSAFSVEERNEFNLRGLLPETVETIEEQAKRAWRQFQDFKNDNDKHVYLRNIQDTNETLFYRLLDNHLEEMMPIIYTPTVGAACEHFSEIYRRARGVFISYPNRGNIEDMLQNATKQNVKVIVVTDGERILGLGDQGIGGMGIPIGKLSLYTACGGISPAYTLPIVLDVGTNNQQLLNDPLYMGWRHPRITGEEYDNFVHEFILAVKSRWPNVVLQFEDFAQKNAMPLLERYRDEVCCFNDDIQGTAAVTLGTLIAASRAAGSKMSEQKVVFLGAGSAGCGIAEQIIAQMKSEGLSDEEARSRVFMVDRFGLLTDKLPNLLNFQSKLVQKSEKLAEWHTGSDSISLLDVVRNARPDILIGVSGQPGLFSEEIIREMHKHCNRPIVMPLSNPTSRVEATPQDIMAWTDGAALVATGSPFSPVMWKEKTYPIAQCNNSYIFPGIGLGVIASGATRVTDSMLMAASRALADCSPLVNDGVGPVLPEVKDIQGVSKVIAMAVGKAAQLAGVAVVTSEDVLSKAIAANFWLPQYRNYRRTSI, from the coding sequence ATGGAACTCGAATACGAAAGTAAACGACCGCTGTATATCCCTTATGCCGGCCCTATCTTGCTGGAATTCCCACTGTTAAATAAGGGAAGCGCTTTCTCTGTTGAGGAGCGCAACGAATTCAACCTCCGTGGCCTGCTGCCCGAAACAGTGGAAACGATCGAAGAACAGGCAAAACGTGCGTGGCGTCAGTTCCAGGATTTCAAAAACGATAACGATAAACACGTCTACCTGCGTAACATCCAGGACACCAACGAAACCCTGTTCTATCGCCTGCTGGACAACCATCTTGAAGAGATGATGCCGATCATCTACACCCCAACCGTCGGCGCAGCCTGTGAGCACTTCTCGGAAATCTATCGTCGTGCGCGTGGCGTATTCATCTCCTACCCGAACCGCGGCAACATTGAAGATATGCTGCAAAACGCCACCAAGCAGAATGTAAAAGTGATCGTCGTTACCGACGGCGAGCGCATTCTGGGTCTGGGCGACCAGGGCATCGGCGGAATGGGTATTCCTATTGGTAAGCTCTCCCTTTATACCGCCTGTGGCGGCATCAGCCCGGCTTATACCCTGCCAATCGTGCTGGATGTGGGCACCAACAATCAGCAGTTGCTCAATGACCCGCTGTACATGGGCTGGCGTCATCCGCGCATTACGGGCGAAGAGTACGATAACTTCGTCCATGAATTTATTCTGGCCGTGAAGAGCCGCTGGCCAAACGTGGTGTTGCAGTTCGAAGATTTCGCGCAAAAAAATGCCATGCCTTTACTGGAACGCTATCGCGACGAAGTCTGCTGCTTTAATGATGATATTCAGGGAACTGCGGCGGTCACGCTGGGAACGCTGATCGCCGCAAGTCGTGCGGCAGGCAGTAAGATGAGCGAGCAGAAGGTGGTGTTCCTCGGTGCCGGTTCCGCCGGTTGCGGCATCGCTGAGCAGATCATCGCGCAGATGAAGTCAGAAGGTCTGAGCGACGAAGAAGCACGCTCGCGGGTCTTTATGGTTGACCGTTTCGGCCTGCTGACTGACAAGCTGCCGAACCTGCTGAACTTCCAGAGCAAGCTGGTGCAGAAAAGCGAGAAGCTGGCAGAATGGCACACCGGCTCTGACTCGATTTCGCTGCTGGACGTGGTGCGCAATGCCCGTCCTGATATTCTGATTGGCGTTTCCGGCCAGCCGGGCCTGTTCAGCGAAGAGATCATCCGCGAGATGCATAAGCACTGCAATCGCCCTATCGTGATGCCGCTCTCTAACCCTACCTCACGCGTTGAAGCCACGCCGCAGGACATCATGGCCTGGACCGACGGCGCAGCGCTGGTAGCCACCGGTAGCCCGTTCTCGCCGGTGATGTGGAAAGAGAAAACCTACCCTATTGCCCAGTGCAATAACTCCTATATCTTCCCGGGGATCGGCCTTGGCGTCATCGCCTCTGGCGCCACCCGCGTCACGGACAGTATGCTGATGGCTGCCAGCCGCGCGCTGGCCGACTGCTCGCCACTGGTAAATGATGGCGTTGGCCCGGTACTGCCTGAAGTGAAAGATATTCAGGGCGTGTCAAAAGTGATCGCTATGGCCGTGGGTAAAGCCGCGCAGTTGGCAGGCGTTGCCGTCGTCACTTCTGAAGATGTACTTTCGAAAGCTATCGCAGCCAACTTCTGGCTGCCGCAATACCGTAACTATCGCCGGACCTCAATCTGA